The Arachis ipaensis cultivar K30076 chromosome B07, Araip1.1, whole genome shotgun sequence genomic interval CTTTTTAAATTCAGTGAATTCATCATACTTTCAGTAAAGAAATTGCTTTATCTTTATAAAGTACTAAAGAGAATCAaactttatctttttcttttgttattggaTTCTTTAGTTATCAACTATTCAACTTATCACCATGCCTTCTTTGTCTTTTCTCTGAACCATATGAACCAATCTAATGTGGgaattttctttctttattctcAGTAAAACTAGGAAAAGTGCACTTTAGTTTTAGTCCCCCATTAACTAAAGTTCAAAGGCAAACATTtgcttttttcaatttttaatctTAAAAATAGGAATAAAAGCCCATCTAGTTTTGAAAAGAATGAACTTGTCTCAGTTGATGCATCTAAACGCAGGGGGTGCCTCGCGGTGCCTTTCCCAACTTCAATACTAATGGTAAGCATGTTTGTAATCATGAATTTCTTTCTGGTTCTAATGTTCTATGTAAATCTGAAAAGTAAGTAATGTTTTCTAATCAACTGAAAAAATTCTGGTATTCTAATTCAAGTTCTCAGATAAAGTAGTCAGTTTAAATTTCTTGGGTTTATTTTCCTGCACAATTTCTAAATCCAGTATGTAATCTAATCAAAACCATTGTATTATGTTTAGTTCTGAACCAGTTTCTGAATGGTGCATAATGGTTTGTGACTATTCATGCTTGACCCAATTGAATCAATGTCTCTACACAGAAGATAGTAAAACTTTGGCTTTGGTTATTTAAACATGTTCTTACATCTTAGCTATATGATTTAGCTAATAATTTGCAATAACTTTAAATTCAGCCCAGGAAAGGATGAACAACATTTGAGGTCAGAACTTGGAGCTACCACCATATAGGCTTCATTCACCAAACTAGTATCAATGAAGTTCTTCCAATTTCCCATTTTTCCATTTATTATTCTGCTAAGTTTCATATTGGTTGTAGCAGCTGACTTGAACTCTGACAAACAAGCACTCCTTGATTTTTCTTCTAATGTTCCCCACCCTCCAAGGCTAAACTGGAGTGCAACTACTCCAATTTGCACATCATGGACTGGAGTGATGTGCAATGCGAATCAAACTCGTGTCATCGGCGTCCACCTTCCGGGGATTGGACTCAAAGGGTTGATTCCATCGAAAACCATAGGAAAACTAGATGCTCTTATAACCCTGAGCCTTCATTCCAATGGTCTTAGAGGAAATCTTCCTTCTGACATTTTCTCCATTCCTTCACTCCAATATGTGCATCTTCAGCACAATAACTTCTCAGGTCTAATCCCTTCTTTCGTGTCTCCGAAACTCGTTGTTTTTGATGTTTCCTTTAACAACTTCTCAGGCAACATTCCACCAACATTTCAGAATCTTAGACGTCTCACATGGTTGTATCTCCAAAAGAACTCCCTCTCTGGAGTTATCCCTGAGTTCAACCTTCCAATGCTCAAATTCTTGAATCTGAGCTATAACAACTTGAATGGTTCAGTTCCAGATTCCATCAAACAATTTCCTTATACTTCTTTTGTTGGAAATTCTCTCTTATGTGGTCCACCTCTCAATCATTGTTCTGCAATCTCTCCTTCTCTGTCTCCATCCTCTTCTCCCGTTTACCAACCACTTTCTCCAGAAACTAACCAAAATCAAAAGGCTACAGCATCTAAGAAACGCTTCGGCATAGCTACTGTTCTTGCTCTTGTAATTGGTGGCTGTGCCTTCCTCTCTCTTTTAGTTCTATTTATCTCTGTATGCTGTTTGAAGAGGAAAAACAGTGAAACGAGTGGAATACTTAAAGGGAAAACATCTTGTGCCGGAAAGACCGAGGTTTCAAAGAGTTTTGGCAGCGGGGTGCAAGCAGCTGAAAAGAACAAGTTGTTCTTCTTTGAAGGCTTTACTAACAGCTTTGACCTCGAAGATTTGTTGAAAGCCTCAGCTGAAGTTCTTGGAaagggaagctatggaacaacatACAAGGCCACTCTGGAGGATGGAACAGCAGTAGTGGTCAAGCGGTTGAGGGAAGTTGTGGCCGGAAAGAAGGAGTTTGAGCAGCAGATGGAAATTGTTGGGAGGATTGGACGCCACCCGAATGTCATGCCGCTTCGCGCTTATTACTATTCCAAAGATGAGAAGCTTCTAGTTTATAACTTCATGCTTGGTGGAAGCTTGTTAAAGATGAGAAACTTGTAGTTTATAACTACATGCCTGGAGGCAGCTTGTTTAGCCTTTTGCATGGTATGTTTTGATCTGATGCATTGTTCCTTTCTGATTTATTAGTCCACAATTGCATTAGATTCATTTAGGCACATGATACGAGTTCAATGATTTTAAGTCTTTTATGGTATTACTTAGCCACTTAGGTCAGTATATCTGATATTCTCACATTTCAAAGTAGC includes:
- the LOC107608989 gene encoding probable inactive receptor kinase At5g58300; protein product: MKFFQFPIFPFIILLSFILVVAADLNSDKQALLDFSSNVPHPPRLNWSATTPICTSWTGVMCNANQTRVIGVHLPGIGLKGLIPSKTIGKLDALITLSLHSNGLRGNLPSDIFSIPSLQYVHLQHNNFSGLIPSFVSPKLVVFDVSFNNFSGNIPPTFQNLRRLTWLYLQKNSLSGVIPEFNLPMLKFLNLSYNNLNGSVPDSIKQFPYTSFVGNSLLCGPPLNHCSAISPSLSPSSSPVYQPLSPETNQNQKATASKKRFGIATVLALVIGGCAFLSLLVLFISVCCLKRKNSETSGILKGKTSCAGKTEVSKSFGSGVQAAEKNKLFFFEGFTNSFDLEDLLKASAEVLGKGSYGTTYKATLEDGTAVVVKRLREVVAGKKEFEQQMEIVGRIGRHPNVMPLRAYYYSKDEKLVVYNYMPGGSLFSLLHGNRGIGRTPLDWDSRMKIALGLAKGIAFIHSQGGPKFTHGNIKSTNLLITQELDGCITDVGLTPLMNTPPTMSRANNYLAPEVIESRKITPKSDVYSFGVILLELLTGKTPLGYAGYEDMVDLPRWVRSVVREEWTAEVFDVELLRGNYVEEEMVQMLQIALACVAKVADNRPRIDEAVRTIEEIRQPELRNRTSSDSESNLQTP